A window of the Myxosarcina sp. GI1 genome harbors these coding sequences:
- a CDS encoding metal-dependent hydrolase: MLGTAEPLPLGLAIIGSQIPDIDTTTSTIGKIFFPISSWIEDRFPHRSITHSLLATAAIAIVSLLGGYFLLEQTFSLIALPLGHLLACFSDTFTKQGVQLFYPEPAWAISVSNPRRRLKTGGAGELWVLGIAIALLSLGIYLANGGGITQKVSQNLGLRDGIVRVYNENASTNKVYARIAGYWTSDRTNADGKYLILGTEGSEFVVTDGEGVYKTGEQIITSKVTTDVGEAATTEIRNITFNDEDAVEPLLELQQAYPGAEIYLNGELAIDFPEDVQIPIEPNQMSTANLTGSTIKFSYCGLERAIALLNGQYAVGGVEVKIVRS; the protein is encoded by the coding sequence ATACTTGGAACTGCCGAACCTTTACCGTTAGGACTAGCTATTATTGGCTCACAAATCCCTGACATCGACACCACCACTAGCACCATCGGTAAAATCTTCTTTCCGATTAGCTCTTGGATAGAAGACAGATTTCCCCATAGATCTATCACTCATTCACTACTAGCAACCGCAGCGATCGCCATTGTGAGTTTACTGGGGGGTTACTTTTTGCTAGAACAAACATTTAGCTTAATTGCTCTACCATTGGGTCATCTCCTCGCCTGTTTCTCCGATACCTTTACCAAGCAGGGAGTGCAGTTATTTTACCCAGAACCAGCTTGGGCAATATCTGTATCCAATCCGCGACGGAGATTAAAGACTGGTGGTGCTGGCGAACTATGGGTATTGGGTATTGCGATCGCCCTCCTCTCATTAGGAATTTATCTAGCTAACGGTGGGGGCATAACTCAGAAAGTCTCACAGAATCTCGGCTTAAGAGATGGCATCGTTAGGGTATATAACGAGAACGCCAGCACCAATAAAGTATACGCGAGGATCGCAGGTTATTGGACGAGCGATCGCACCAATGCCGATGGTAAATATTTAATCCTCGGTACGGAAGGCAGTGAGTTTGTTGTTACCGATGGGGAGGGTGTCTACAAGACTGGAGAGCAGATAATTACTAGTAAAGTGACTACTGACGTTGGAGAAGCTGCAACTACTGAGATTAGAAATATTACCTTTAACGATGAAGATGCTGTAGAACCATTGCTAGAACTACAGCAAGCTTATCCTGGTGCTGAGATTTACTTAAATGGCGAACTGGCGATCGATTTTCCTGAAGATGTTCAGATACCCATCGAGCCTAACCAGATGTCTACAGCTAATTTAACTGGTAGTACCATTAAGTTTAGTTATTGTGGGTTGGAACGGGCGATCGCACTTTTAAATGGGCAGTATGCAGTGGGGGGTGTGGAAGTGAAGATAGTTCGGTCTTAG
- a CDS encoding DUF2513 domain-containing protein gives MKRDWDLVRWILGEAESRKGGYPLVLTIGQYNSSHHKLNIGERDFDEVCEHMLLLNDAGLAEVRELGRTYTGSVGVALDRLTMAGHDFLDAARNEKIWKKAMKTVGEKGGTVTLGVLTQLLGALVRHEFGF, from the coding sequence ATGAAACGCGACTGGGATTTAGTTCGTTGGATTTTAGGTGAAGCAGAATCTCGAAAGGGTGGATATCCATTAGTTCTCACTATTGGTCAATACAATAGTTCACATCATAAACTAAACATTGGCGAACGTGATTTTGACGAAGTTTGCGAGCATATGCTGTTACTTAATGATGCTGGTTTAGCTGAAGTACGTGAACTTGGAAGAACATATACTGGTTCGGTAGGAGTAGCACTTGACCGTCTCACAATGGCAGGTCATGATTTTTTAGATGCTGCACGAAACGAAAAGATTTGGAAAAAAGCCATGAAAACCGTAGGAGAAAAAGGAGGAACAGTTACTCTTGGAGTTCTTACTCAATTACTGGGGGCATTAGTCAGACATGAATTCGGATTTTAA